The following proteins are co-located in the Imtechella halotolerans genome:
- a CDS encoding bile acid:sodium symporter family protein, with protein MLTPLDQVTINFSTDALWGLNIALALVMYGVAMDISPSDFKQLLFRPKPIIVGLLSQFILLPLVTFMLIWILKPSPSIALGMILVAACPGGNISNFMTHLAGGNNALSVSLTAFATVLAIFFVPFNLELWGGMYPPTATLLKKVALHPMDIFWTIVFLLIVPLIFGMLTRYYAMRFVLKVAPYFKVGSIFVFVLLVILAFINNLEIFFSYIHYVFALVLVHNALAVFSGFSIAKLTGLSTRNTKTIAIETGIQNSGLGLLLIFTFFEGLGGMALVTAFWGIWHIFSGLLLAYIWSRSEAKKIPI; from the coding sequence TTGTTAACACCCCTAGATCAAGTAACAATAAATTTTTCAACGGATGCTCTCTGGGGGCTTAATATAGCATTAGCGTTGGTGATGTATGGGGTAGCAATGGATATTTCTCCTAGCGATTTTAAGCAATTGCTATTTAGGCCTAAACCTATAATTGTAGGACTACTATCTCAGTTTATTCTTTTGCCTTTGGTAACCTTTATGTTGATTTGGATATTAAAACCTTCACCAAGTATTGCCTTAGGAATGATTCTAGTTGCGGCTTGTCCAGGAGGGAATATCTCAAATTTTATGACTCACCTGGCTGGAGGAAATAATGCTTTGTCTGTCAGTCTAACTGCCTTTGCAACCGTGTTGGCAATCTTTTTTGTTCCTTTTAATTTGGAGCTGTGGGGTGGCATGTACCCCCCAACAGCCACTTTGTTAAAAAAGGTTGCTTTACATCCTATGGATATATTTTGGACCATAGTTTTCTTATTGATTGTTCCACTAATTTTTGGGATGCTGACTCGATATTATGCTATGCGTTTTGTATTAAAAGTAGCACCTTATTTTAAAGTTGGATCCATCTTTGTGTTTGTTTTGCTTGTTATCTTGGCCTTCATTAATAATTTAGAGATCTTTTTTTCTTATATACATTACGTATTTGCCTTAGTCTTAGTTCACAATGCTTTGGCAGTTTTTTCAGGTTTTTCCATTGCCAAATTAACTGGTTTATCCACTCGAAACACAAAGACTATTGCAATTGAAACAGGCATTCAAAATTCAGGATTGGGATTGTTACTCATCTTTACTTTTTTTGAAGGGTTGGGAGGTATGGCTTTGGTGACTGCTTTTTGGGGAATCTGGCATATTTTTTCTGGATTATTGCTAGCTTATATCTGGAGTAGATCAGAAGCAAAAAAAATACCAATATGA
- a CDS encoding ABC transporter ATP-binding protein has product MKELQFLNKYFYKYKYQLLLGILITIIARVFSLVMPEYVQYSLDAVENHILAGNNDFEAVKKKLINYILIIVGSAFLSGIFTFWMRQTIINISRYIEFDLKNEIFKQYERLSQNFYKKNRTGDLMNRVSEDVSRVRMYAGPAIMYSVQTVTLFLCVIPLMFYTSPILALYTLIPLPILSVLIYYISRTIHKRTTVVQEYLSELSTFSQETFSGIGVIKAYSIEGRINEDVHRLAEEGKEKSMHLAKVQAWFFPLMLLLIGLSNVFVIFIGGKLYIDGQIETVGVIAKFTIYVLMLTWPVATVGWVSSIVQQAEASQKRINEFLKVVPQIQNLQQEPTTIDGNIEFRNVSFTYEDTNIQALNNISFTIQKGETVAFIGKTGSGKSTILDLISRMYDTSEGTVYIDQTPIKEVNLLSLRGAIGAVPQDAFLFSDSIKNNIKFGKETATDEEVILAAKKAAVHKNIKKFKDQYDTVLGERGITLSGGQKQRVSIARAIIKDDATIYLFDDCLSAVDTETEEEILNNLMKVADKKTTIIVSHRISSAKNADKIFILDKGQIVQQGSHNQLINQDGYYKELYIAQLAAKES; this is encoded by the coding sequence ATGAAAGAACTTCAGTTCCTTAACAAATATTTTTACAAATATAAGTATCAACTTCTGCTGGGTATCCTTATTACAATTATTGCACGGGTGTTTTCACTAGTAATGCCTGAATATGTACAATACTCATTGGATGCCGTTGAAAACCATATTTTGGCAGGTAATAATGATTTTGAAGCGGTAAAGAAAAAGCTAATTAACTACATTCTAATAATTGTTGGATCTGCTTTCCTGTCAGGAATTTTTACATTCTGGATGCGTCAAACCATTATTAATATTTCTCGTTACATTGAGTTTGACTTAAAAAATGAAATTTTCAAACAATATGAACGATTGTCTCAAAACTTCTATAAAAAGAATCGAACGGGTGACTTAATGAACCGTGTAAGTGAAGATGTCAGTCGAGTACGGATGTATGCTGGACCAGCAATAATGTACAGTGTACAAACTGTTACTTTATTTTTATGTGTAATTCCTTTAATGTTTTACACATCTCCCATCCTAGCTTTGTATACCCTTATACCTTTACCTATTTTATCCGTTTTAATCTATTACATTAGCAGAACAATTCACAAACGTACTACAGTAGTTCAAGAATACCTATCTGAACTTTCTACGTTTTCACAAGAAACATTTTCTGGAATTGGAGTTATCAAAGCATATAGCATTGAAGGTCGCATTAACGAAGATGTACATAGACTTGCAGAAGAAGGAAAAGAGAAGAGTATGCATTTAGCCAAAGTACAAGCCTGGTTCTTCCCTCTTATGCTTTTGCTAATTGGTCTTAGCAATGTATTCGTAATTTTCATTGGAGGTAAGCTATATATTGATGGTCAAATCGAAACCGTGGGTGTTATAGCCAAGTTCACCATATATGTACTAATGCTTACTTGGCCTGTAGCGACTGTCGGATGGGTAAGTTCTATAGTGCAGCAAGCAGAAGCTTCCCAAAAACGTATAAACGAATTCCTAAAAGTAGTTCCACAAATCCAAAATTTGCAACAAGAACCTACAACCATTGATGGAAATATTGAATTCCGAAATGTTTCATTCACCTATGAAGATACCAATATTCAAGCTTTAAACAATATCTCCTTCACAATACAGAAAGGAGAAACCGTTGCTTTCATAGGAAAAACAGGTTCCGGAAAATCGACCATTTTAGATTTGATAAGCCGTATGTATGACACTAGTGAAGGAACAGTATATATTGATCAAACACCAATTAAAGAAGTAAACCTTTTGAGCCTTCGTGGTGCAATAGGTGCAGTACCTCAAGATGCATTTTTATTTTCAGATAGTATAAAGAACAATATAAAATTTGGTAAGGAAACAGCAACCGATGAAGAAGTAATACTGGCAGCAAAAAAAGCTGCTGTTCACAAGAACATTAAAAAATTTAAAGATCAGTATGATACTGTTTTAGGAGAACGAGGAATTACCCTTAGTGGCGGACAAAAACAGCGAGTTTCTATCGCTCGAGCAATTATTAAAGATGATGCAACTATCTATTTATTTGATGATTGTCTCTCAGCTGTTGATACTGAAACTGAAGAAGAAATTCTTAATAACCTAATGAAGGTTGCTGATAAAAAGACCACCATAATAGTCAGTCATCGCATTTCTTCTGCTAAAAATGCAGACAAAATATTCATTTTAGACAAAGGTCAAATTGTTCAGCAAGGATCTCACAATCAGCTCATAAATCAAGATGGATATTACAAAGAACTGTATATCGCGCAATTGGCTGCAAAAGAAAGCTAA
- a CDS encoding DUF1573 domain-containing protein, giving the protein MKKSVILLGMACAMVFASCKNDASSKIKSDATSVETTNETVTAGKYPVITFEKVEHDFGTIEQGTNVETVFAFTNTGDAPLVITNASSSCGCTVPEKPNGPIAPGEKGEIKVHFNGSGQNLVTKIVTLTANTQAGQEQVRIKAFVSPKANAGLPNLKITQ; this is encoded by the coding sequence ATGAAAAAAAGTGTTATACTCTTAGGAATGGCTTGTGCTATGGTTTTTGCTTCATGCAAGAATGATGCAAGTAGTAAGATAAAATCTGATGCAACTTCTGTAGAAACTACTAATGAAACTGTTACTGCAGGGAAATATCCTGTAATTACTTTCGAAAAAGTAGAACATGATTTTGGAACTATTGAACAAGGAACCAATGTAGAGACCGTATTTGCCTTTACTAATACTGGGGATGCTCCTTTGGTTATTACAAATGCAAGTAGTAGTTGTGGATGTACGGTTCCAGAGAAACCTAATGGCCCAATTGCACCAGGAGAAAAAGGAGAAATAAAAGTACATTTCAATGGTTCTGGACAAAACCTTGTAACCAAAATTGTAACTTTAACAGCAAATACTCAAGCTGGTCAGGAGCAGGTGCGTATAAAAGCATTTGTATCGCCTAAAGCCAATGCAGGTTTGCCTAATTTAAAAATCACTCAATAA
- a CDS encoding PUR family DNA/RNA-binding protein yields MSDKELLEKDEIFSKVLRAGRRTYFFDVRATKAGDYYLTITESKKFTHDDGSFHYKKHKIYLYKEDFSSFKEILDEMTGYVFDEKGEEVISERHQKDFKREFTTENGEVSTENFTDINFDDI; encoded by the coding sequence ATGAGTGACAAAGAACTATTAGAAAAAGATGAGATTTTCTCAAAAGTATTAAGAGCAGGAAGAAGAACTTACTTCTTTGATGTAAGAGCCACCAAAGCTGGGGATTATTACCTAACCATTACGGAGAGTAAAAAATTCACCCATGATGATGGTTCATTTCACTACAAAAAACACAAAATATACCTATACAAAGAAGACTTCTCTTCTTTCAAAGAAATTCTCGACGAAATGACTGGGTATGTTTTTGATGAAAAAGGTGAGGAAGTAATTTCTGAACGCCATCAAAAAGACTTTAAAAGAGAATTTACCACTGAAAACGGTGAAGTTTCAACAGAAAATTTTACCGATATTAATTTTGACGATATTTAA
- a CDS encoding 1-acyl-sn-glycerol-3-phosphate acyltransferase, with translation MSSLQRCVKLYIKLAFQFYYTDFKINGQCNIPRKGAVLFVSNHQNGLIDPLVIGVSNKRDTHFLARAAVFKRPIYATLLTRLQMLPIYRIRDGFDSILLNNEIFERCVLLLKNQKAILIFPEGNHNLQRRVRPLSKGFTRIVMEMLNRYPERELYIVPVGVNYDKPTQFPSKVSVNYGRPLLANEYLNLSPRDAVKLLRTDVHSALTKLTTHIPLTLEYDEVESLLLDGQVDFLNPEVVNETIISKNFRTYDRKGEVMKKTLFRKRLLLINTWLPYILWRWGIRPKISEPEFIDTFRFALGISVVPLFYVFQSIAIAWIWNSTAAIIYLGFSIALAGIVSEVRFTSYRQRK, from the coding sequence ATGAGTTCCCTGCAACGGTGTGTTAAGCTTTATATTAAGTTAGCTTTTCAGTTCTATTATACGGATTTCAAAATAAATGGGCAATGTAATATTCCTAGAAAGGGAGCTGTATTATTTGTGAGCAATCACCAAAATGGGTTGATAGATCCATTGGTAATAGGTGTAAGTAATAAGCGTGATACCCATTTTTTAGCTAGAGCAGCTGTGTTTAAAAGGCCAATTTACGCTACATTGCTCACTCGATTACAAATGCTGCCTATTTATCGTATTAGAGATGGTTTTGATAGTATATTGCTTAATAATGAAATTTTTGAGCGTTGTGTTTTATTACTAAAAAATCAAAAAGCCATTCTTATTTTTCCAGAGGGAAATCATAATCTACAAAGAAGGGTAAGGCCTCTTAGTAAGGGATTTACTCGAATTGTAATGGAAATGTTAAATAGATATCCAGAACGTGAATTGTATATAGTTCCCGTGGGCGTTAATTACGATAAACCAACTCAGTTCCCTTCTAAAGTTTCAGTGAACTACGGAAGACCTTTACTTGCCAATGAATATTTGAATTTATCTCCTCGCGATGCTGTTAAATTGCTACGAACAGATGTACATTCGGCACTAACCAAACTTACTACTCATATCCCATTGACATTGGAGTATGATGAGGTAGAGTCATTGCTTTTGGATGGACAGGTTGATTTTTTAAATCCTGAAGTTGTTAATGAAACCATTATAAGTAAAAATTTTAGAACCTATGATAGGAAAGGCGAGGTAATGAAAAAAACATTATTTCGTAAAAGGTTATTATTAATTAACACATGGCTTCCCTATATACTTTGGAGATGGGGTATTAGACCAAAAATAAGCGAACCTGAATTTATTGATACATTCAGGTTCGCTTTGGGAATTTCAGTAGTTCCTTTGTTTTATGTTTTTCAATCTATTGCTATTGCCTGGATTTGGAATTCCACCGCAGCAATCATTTACCTAGGTTTTTCTATAGCTTTAGCGGGGATAGTTTCTGAGGTTAGATTTACATCATATCGGCAAAGAAAATAG
- a CDS encoding Glu/Leu/Phe/Val family dehydrogenase yields the protein MITEVVKPSEIHKVDPVFGQLSFDNHEQIVFCNDKDTGLKAIIGIHNTVLGPALGGTRMWAYNNEWEALNDVLRLSRGMTFKSAVTGLDLGGGKAVIIGDAKTQKTPELMRKFAEYVHSLSGKYITAEDVGMETADMDLVREVTPYVTGISESKGGSGNPSPITAYGVFMGMKAAAKFKFGSDNLEGKTVLVQGIGHVGESLVDHLTREGAQVMIADINQARLEQVRDAYGATIFGGEDLYSAPVDIYAPCALGAIINDDTINKIQAKVIAGAANNQLADEKKHGQMLLDRGIAYAPDFLINAGGIINVYAEIAGYGKDEIMRRTENIYNTTLEIFGHAASNKITTHQAALQVAQGRIDARKLEQKK from the coding sequence ATGATAACAGAAGTTGTAAAACCCAGTGAAATTCATAAAGTAGACCCTGTTTTTGGGCAACTTTCATTTGATAACCATGAGCAAATAGTGTTCTGTAACGACAAAGATACAGGATTAAAAGCAATAATAGGTATCCATAATACAGTATTGGGTCCGGCATTGGGCGGTACTCGTATGTGGGCATATAACAATGAATGGGAGGCACTAAATGATGTATTGCGTTTATCACGCGGAATGACATTTAAATCTGCTGTAACAGGCTTAGATCTTGGTGGTGGTAAGGCTGTAATTATAGGAGATGCTAAAACACAAAAGACTCCTGAGTTGATGCGTAAGTTCGCGGAGTATGTTCATTCATTAAGCGGAAAATATATTACAGCTGAGGATGTAGGAATGGAAACAGCTGATATGGATTTAGTAAGAGAGGTAACTCCTTATGTAACGGGAATCTCTGAAAGTAAGGGTGGATCAGGTAATCCTTCACCTATTACAGCATATGGAGTTTTTATGGGAATGAAAGCTGCTGCTAAATTCAAATTTGGCAGTGATAATCTCGAGGGTAAAACAGTTTTAGTACAAGGAATTGGGCATGTAGGGGAGTCTTTGGTAGATCACCTTACAAGAGAAGGAGCTCAAGTTATGATAGCAGATATTAATCAAGCTCGTTTAGAACAAGTGCGTGATGCCTATGGAGCAACTATTTTTGGAGGCGAGGATCTTTATAGCGCTCCTGTAGATATCTATGCTCCTTGTGCCTTAGGTGCTATTATTAATGATGATACTATTAATAAAATTCAAGCAAAAGTAATTGCAGGTGCCGCTAATAATCAATTGGCAGATGAGAAAAAACATGGTCAGATGTTACTTGATAGAGGTATTGCATATGCGCCTGATTTTTTAATTAATGCTGGTGGTATTATCAATGTTTATGCTGAAATTGCTGGTTACGGTAAAGATGAAATTATGCGTCGTACTGAAAATATTTATAATACTACTTTAGAGATTTTTGGTCATGCTGCTTCTAATAAAATAACCACTCATCAAGCAGCCCTGCAAGTAGCTCAAGGCCGTATTGACGCTAGAAAATTAGAGCAAAAAAAATAA
- the pepT gene encoding peptidase T: protein MQSIIDRFISYVTVDTQSDASSSTTPSTQKQWDLAHKLVAELKAIGMQDVSIDEHAYIMATLPSNVSHDVPTIGFVAHFDTSPDFSGTNVKPQIVQNYDGKDILLNAEQNIVLSPDYFEDLLLYKGQTLITTDGTTLLGADDKAGITEIVSAMEYLINHPEIKHGTIRVGFTPDEEIGRGAHKFDVEKFGAQWAYTMDGSQIGELEYENFNAAGAVITVKGRSVHPGYAKGKMVNSMRITSELINKLPSKEVPERTEGREGFFHLTDIQGSIEETRAQFIIRDHDREAFENRKELLKKIVNDLNQQYNGAVTLEIKDQYFNMREKVEPVFHIVEIAEQAMKSLGITPIIKPIRGGTDGSQLSFMGLPCPNIFAGGHNFHGKYEYVPVESMQKATEVIVKIAELTASKYKQ, encoded by the coding sequence ATGCAATCTATCATAGATCGATTTATCAGTTATGTAACTGTAGATACGCAATCAGACGCAAGCTCTTCAACAACACCTAGTACTCAAAAACAATGGGATTTAGCCCATAAATTAGTAGCTGAATTAAAGGCAATAGGAATGCAAGATGTTTCTATTGACGAGCATGCCTATATTATGGCAACATTGCCTTCAAATGTCTCGCATGATGTTCCAACAATAGGATTTGTTGCACATTTTGACACCTCTCCGGATTTTAGTGGAACCAATGTAAAACCGCAAATTGTTCAAAACTATGACGGAAAAGACATCCTTCTTAATGCGGAACAAAACATTGTTTTATCACCTGATTATTTCGAAGATTTACTTTTATATAAAGGTCAAACTCTAATCACAACTGATGGAACCACCTTACTCGGGGCCGATGATAAAGCTGGAATTACTGAAATAGTCTCTGCAATGGAATATCTAATTAATCATCCAGAAATAAAACATGGAACCATACGAGTTGGCTTTACTCCTGATGAAGAAATTGGAAGAGGTGCACATAAATTTGATGTAGAAAAATTTGGTGCCCAGTGGGCTTACACCATGGATGGTAGCCAAATTGGCGAACTAGAATACGAAAATTTTAACGCAGCAGGGGCTGTAATAACCGTTAAAGGCCGAAGTGTTCACCCAGGCTATGCCAAAGGAAAGATGGTTAATTCCATGCGCATTACCAGTGAACTTATCAACAAATTACCTTCAAAAGAAGTACCAGAACGCACAGAAGGACGAGAAGGCTTTTTTCATCTTACCGATATCCAAGGAAGTATTGAAGAAACACGTGCACAATTTATCATAAGAGACCACGATCGTGAAGCCTTCGAAAACAGAAAAGAATTGCTTAAAAAAATTGTAAATGATTTGAACCAACAATACAATGGAGCCGTTACTCTTGAAATAAAAGATCAATATTTCAATATGCGAGAAAAAGTAGAGCCTGTATTCCATATTGTAGAAATAGCCGAACAAGCCATGAAGTCTTTAGGTATAACACCAATTATAAAACCTATAAGAGGGGGTACAGACGGCTCTCAATTAAGCTTTATGGGGCTTCCCTGCCCTAACATCTTTGCAGGAGGGCATAACTTTCATGGAAAGTATGAATATGTACCAGTAGAAAGCATGCAAAAGGCCACGGAAGTTATTGTAAAAATTGCAGAGCTTACAGCTTCTAAATATAAGCAGTAA
- the nusB gene encoding transcription antitermination factor NusB, with protein MLTRRHIRVKVMQSIYALHQSKTDSLEKEEKFLLNSIDNMYNLYLLLLSLLVEIRQHGEDQIVLSQKKYLATSEEKNPNRKFIDNKLLRALAANESLAEVQEERNIANWKLDDEYVVIIYQQILASSAYKEYMSLKETDFDTDRDFIVHIYKEIIATNEKLYEYLEDHKLTWLDDLPSVNTLLLKKLKKASETGAEGYFLPKLYKDEDDRDYAIQLLRKAVLNDEKFQQYIDGKTPNWDAERIAELDAIIIKMAICEFLKFASIPVKVTINEYLEIAKEYSTPKSSIFINGILDKVVKELEANNSLKKVGRGLV; from the coding sequence ATGTTAACAAGAAGACACATCCGGGTAAAAGTAATGCAATCCATATATGCATTGCACCAGTCTAAAACAGATTCTCTTGAGAAAGAGGAAAAATTCCTTCTGAACAGTATTGATAATATGTATAATCTTTATCTGTTATTACTAAGTCTTCTTGTTGAAATTCGCCAACATGGAGAGGATCAGATTGTTCTTTCCCAAAAAAAATACTTAGCAACTTCAGAAGAAAAAAATCCAAATAGAAAGTTTATTGACAATAAATTACTTCGGGCACTAGCGGCTAACGAGTCTTTAGCTGAAGTGCAAGAAGAGCGAAACATAGCCAATTGGAAGTTAGATGATGAGTATGTAGTTATTATCTATCAGCAAATTTTGGCTAGTAGTGCTTATAAAGAATATATGAGTCTTAAAGAAACAGATTTTGATACTGACAGAGACTTTATTGTTCATATTTACAAAGAAATTATAGCAACAAACGAAAAGTTATATGAGTATTTAGAAGATCATAAACTTACTTGGTTGGATGATTTACCGTCAGTAAATACGTTGTTATTAAAGAAACTCAAGAAGGCATCAGAAACGGGTGCTGAGGGTTATTTTCTTCCAAAGTTATACAAAGATGAGGATGACAGAGACTATGCAATTCAGTTATTGCGTAAAGCAGTATTGAATGATGAAAAATTTCAACAGTATATTGATGGTAAAACCCCAAATTGGGATGCTGAACGTATCGCTGAGTTGGATGCTATCATTATTAAAATGGCAATCTGTGAGTTTTTAAAATTTGCTAGTATTCCAGTTAAAGTTACTATTAATGAATATCTTGAAATAGCTAAAGAGTATTCTACACCAAAAAGTAGCATATTTATAAACGGTATTTTGGATAAAGTAGTAAAGGAATTGGAAGCTAACAATTCGTTAAAAAAGGTAGGAAGAGGGCTTGTCTAA
- a CDS encoding M14 family zinc carboxypeptidase has protein sequence MKKALLLLLFSFQYLLAQETPTLDYYLPKDVTYNKDIPTPEKILGYQVGQWHVTHDKLVEYMRALAEASDRITIETRGTTFETRPLILLTITSAKNHQNLDQIRKDHVALTDNDNTNISQMPAVVYQGFSIHGNEPSGSNAALVAAYYLAAAQGPKIESLLNDVVILFDPSLNPDGLQRFAYWANTNRNMNLTADPNDREYSEVWPGGRTNHYWFDMNRDWLPVQLPESRARIETYHQWLPNILTDHHEMGTNSTFFFQPGVPERVHPLTPKKNQELTLDIAQYHIKALDNIGSLYYAQESFDDYYYGKGSTFPDINGGIGILFEQGSSRGHIQESDNGLLTFAFTIRNQFVTALSTLEAAQGLRTELLTYQRDFYKNVRTNNAKNKTKAYVFGDEKDAAKTFHLAEVLNRHKIEVHEVANDFTQNGKKFKKGYSYIVPTNQKNSTILQAMFEKRTTFQDSLFYDISGWTFPYAFNVDYAELSNLQHAGGKIENLTLPNGVVSSKSNYAYIFEWHEYYTPEALYKILDKGIRAKVGKTPFTLQGTTYDYGTIMIPVQNQLLNSDELYTFLQDVAKESHLNIRAVSTGFSDGIDLGSNDFITLKLPKIGIITGSGITSYDAGETWHLLDTRYNIPISKLDLSNFNRMNLDKYTTIILHNSFGGALDETAKRKLQTWVRNGGTLIGYRNAANWLSENDFMNLEFRKKDRNAENISYENRNKYSGAQVTGGALFETKIDRSHPINFGYKNTSLALFRNTNIYIEPNKNSYNNPIQYSNSPLISGYISEENLELLKGAVPFQVQRMGNGKVAVFTDNTNFRAFWFGTNKLLMNAIFFADMM, from the coding sequence ATGAAAAAAGCACTTCTATTACTACTGTTTTCCTTCCAGTACCTTTTAGCTCAAGAAACTCCCACTTTGGATTATTATTTACCCAAAGATGTGACTTATAATAAGGATATTCCAACACCAGAAAAAATCCTGGGCTATCAGGTTGGTCAATGGCATGTTACCCACGATAAACTCGTAGAATATATGCGAGCTCTTGCAGAAGCTTCTGATAGAATCACCATAGAAACTAGAGGTACAACTTTTGAAACCAGACCACTAATTCTACTTACAATTACCTCTGCAAAAAATCATCAAAACCTAGATCAAATTCGTAAAGATCATGTAGCACTTACAGACAATGACAATACGAACATTTCACAAATGCCAGCCGTTGTTTATCAGGGATTCTCTATCCATGGAAATGAACCTAGCGGATCTAATGCTGCTTTAGTTGCGGCATATTATTTAGCTGCTGCACAAGGACCTAAAATAGAATCGTTACTTAATGACGTAGTTATCCTTTTTGATCCTTCTTTAAATCCCGATGGGCTTCAGAGATTCGCCTATTGGGCTAACACCAACAGAAATATGAATCTTACTGCGGACCCTAATGATCGTGAATATAGTGAGGTTTGGCCAGGGGGACGAACTAATCATTATTGGTTTGATATGAATCGTGATTGGCTCCCAGTACAATTACCAGAAAGTCGTGCACGTATTGAAACCTACCATCAATGGCTTCCAAATATACTAACTGACCATCACGAAATGGGGACCAATTCAACTTTCTTCTTTCAGCCAGGTGTTCCTGAACGTGTACATCCATTGACACCAAAAAAGAACCAAGAACTCACACTAGACATTGCCCAATATCATATAAAAGCCTTAGACAATATAGGTTCTTTATACTACGCTCAAGAAAGTTTTGATGACTACTACTATGGTAAAGGATCTACATTTCCAGATATCAACGGTGGAATTGGAATTCTTTTTGAGCAAGGAAGTTCTAGGGGCCATATTCAAGAAAGTGATAATGGACTACTCACTTTTGCATTCACTATACGAAATCAGTTCGTAACAGCATTATCAACACTGGAAGCCGCTCAAGGTCTTCGCACCGAACTTCTAACTTATCAACGTGATTTCTATAAAAATGTTCGTACCAACAACGCTAAGAACAAAACCAAAGCTTATGTGTTTGGTGACGAAAAGGATGCAGCCAAAACCTTTCATCTAGCAGAAGTACTTAACAGGCATAAAATAGAGGTTCATGAAGTGGCTAATGATTTTACTCAAAACGGGAAAAAATTTAAAAAAGGATATAGCTATATCGTACCTACCAATCAAAAGAACAGTACAATACTTCAAGCGATGTTTGAAAAACGTACAACTTTTCAAGATAGCCTATTTTATGACATCTCAGGTTGGACCTTCCCTTATGCCTTTAACGTAGACTATGCGGAATTATCAAATCTCCAACATGCTGGTGGGAAAATTGAAAACCTAACTCTACCTAATGGTGTGGTATCTTCTAAAAGCAACTACGCCTATATTTTTGAATGGCATGAATACTATACCCCAGAAGCCTTATACAAGATTCTTGATAAAGGGATTAGAGCAAAGGTTGGAAAAACTCCTTTTACACTTCAAGGCACCACCTATGATTACGGAACAATTATGATTCCTGTCCAAAATCAATTACTTAACAGTGATGAATTATACACATTTTTACAAGATGTGGCTAAAGAGAGTCATCTAAACATCAGAGCGGTTAGTACTGGGTTTTCAGATGGAATTGATCTAGGGAGCAATGATTTTATAACCTTAAAACTTCCTAAAATAGGAATTATTACAGGAAGTGGAATCACCTCTTATGACGCTGGAGAAACATGGCATCTACTTGACACCCGATACAACATTCCAATTAGTAAACTTGATTTATCTAATTTCAATAGAATGAATTTAGATAAGTATACTACTATTATTTTACACAATAGTTTTGGTGGTGCTTTGGATGAAACTGCCAAACGTAAATTACAAACGTGGGTTCGAAACGGTGGTACCTTAATAGGGTATAGAAATGCAGCCAATTGGTTATCTGAAAATGACTTTATGAATCTGGAATTTAGAAAGAAGGACCGAAATGCAGAAAATATTTCTTATGAGAATCGCAACAAATACTCAGGGGCACAAGTAACTGGTGGAGCTCTATTTGAAACGAAAATTGACCGTAGTCATCCTATAAATTTCGGATATAAGAACACATCTTTGGCCCTTTTCAGAAATACAAATATTTATATTGAACCTAATAAAAACAGCTATAATAATCCAATTCAATATTCCAATTCTCCTTTAATAAGTGGGTATATCTCTGAAGAAAATTTAGAGTTATTAAAAGGAGCTGTTCCATTTCAAGTACAACGAATGGGGAATGGAAAAGTGGCTGTATTCACAGATAACACTAACTTTAGAGCTTTTTGGTTTGGAACAAATAAACTTCTAATGAATGCTATTTTCTTTGCCGATATGATGTAA
- the yajC gene encoding preprotein translocase subunit YajC, with protein sequence MESLSSLAPFILMFAVLYFFMIRPQMKRQKQEKNFASELKRGDKVITKSGLHGKIVDLTDTACVIETLAGKIKFERSAISMELSQKAQADKS encoded by the coding sequence ATGGAATCATTAAGCAGTTTAGCCCCCTTTATCTTAATGTTTGCTGTATTGTATTTTTTTATGATACGCCCGCAAATGAAACGTCAAAAGCAAGAAAAGAATTTTGCATCCGAGCTTAAGCGCGGCGATAAAGTAATTACTAAAAGCGGTTTACATGGTAAAATCGTAGATTTAACCGACACTGCATGTGTAATTGAAACCTTAGCTGGAAAGATTAAGTTTGAACGCTCGGCTATCTCTATGGAGTTAAGCCAAAAAGCTCAAGCAGATAAAAGCTAA